In Pithys albifrons albifrons isolate INPA30051 chromosome 6, PitAlb_v1, whole genome shotgun sequence, a single genomic region encodes these proteins:
- the LOC139672997 gene encoding maestro heat-like repeat-containing protein family member 6 → MAGGCFSLFRLFRRKKKNRKGPGAAPAQKPEEVQHFQPQQQDPARDRTQEQHRARGRFRRAVQRLLKFMAIRRRTARTTPADAVAQSDTRPSKIEVKADVHPAPVDGAENSDMASADGKETCDTAPTVDKANCDMEPIQARANWHSVPADGTEASDMAARNGTDNCESAPGDDAATSSMSPSDGTDSSDTSLSSAITNADPAPEDRETTEVPPSDDTDTCEPAPIDGITSDTAWTDDPDSVLTDDMTDSDTAATDAMAKDDAMAKGIGSTAVTEALNPEDFQEKDVPSAKQVPAIVRYIHQWLMCQWSPDVTPPRNICSLADAHPHDVVTTLLRCAPSCDRAAAILWRTMASSGTTAQKVLPTLLGVMEDWPLHSTATSDGDDTHVCALAATLALWLMVQEPQCQDALRIYAPHLLLALLSQVHMSTEQMPQELNTFWRTCQDQHGLPTNPNSFAVHTIKALLCRLHWDNEVVSVEHKRGWDMLLCADTYHYAVGLLAREMGHVLVPRDSLIPTHLLGLLSREEPCWELPALAFLVELLDGLDVSKWHQSVLQVLSRHLRSECPERRRLALRGLMVLSEDPSMVKSLCSHSESLLELLCDGDRELVIMSLSVFLNVLREEDSRALSSTAPRLAEALLPLFDNDNSHLRLLSICLLRELVELLAEEGAKAWKTLMRQSLVPLFFHWHDKNQRVAEASRGMLHRAATFLKRRDLEQLIKTEKPFKFCDHLMEKDVSRRAKYLRQALPYLQSPQEPLRKAALKFMGLAKWHMKDQPKDLARIIKALDDAMSEETCPAYTNMRFAVWDTYRRAVENSAAAPRHPTSQRQDRNKAPTPRLCGAGAPPSSELQ, encoded by the exons atggcagggggatgctTCAGCCTTTTCCGCCTCTTCcggaggaagaagaagaacaggaaaggccctggggctgccccagcacagaaaCCTGAGGAGGTGCAGCacttccagccccagcagcagg ACCCAGCCCGGGACCGGACACAAGAGCAGCACCGTGCCCGTGGCCGCTTCCGCAGAGCTGTTCAG AGATTGCTGAAATTCATGGCAATTCGGCGTAGAACAGCCAGGACCACACCAGCTGACGCTGTGGCACAGTCTGACACCAGGCCAAGCAAGATCGAGGTGAAGGCTGATGTCCACCCTGCACCTGTTGATGGTGCAGAAAACTCTGACATGGCATCAGCTGATGGCAAGGAAACCTGTGACACGGCACCCACTGTGGACAAAGCCAACTGTGACATGGAACCAATTCAGGCCAGAGCCAACTGGCACTCAGTACCAGCTGATGGCACAGAAGCCTCAGACATGGCAGCAAGGAATGGTACAGACAACTGTGAGTCAGCACCAGGTGATGATGCAGCAACATCTTCCATGTCACCAAGTGATGGCACAGACAGCTCTGACACCAGCCTGAGCAGTGCCATCACAAATGCTGACCCAGCACCAGAAGACAGAGAAACCACTGAAGTGCCACCCAGTGATGACACAGACACTTGTGAGCCAGCACCAATTGATGGCATAACCTCGGACACCGCTTGGACTGATGACCCTGACTCTGTGTTGACGGATGACATGACAGACTCTGACACCGCAGCAACTGATGCCATGGCCAAGGATGATGCCATGGCCAAGGGCATAGGAAGCACTGCTGTCACTGAGGCACTCAATCCAGAAGATTTCCAGGAGAAAGATGTCCCCAGTGCAAAGCAA GTGCCAGCCATCGTCAGGTACATCCACCAGTGGCTCATGTGCCAGTGGTCTCCAGATGTCACGCCGCCCAGGAACATTTGCAGCCTGGCCGACGCACACCCCCACGATGTTGTGACGACTCTCCTGCGCTGTGCCCCATCCTGTGACAG agctgctgcaatcCTGTGGAGGACCATGGCCTCCTCGGGAACCACAGCGCAGAAGGTGCTGCCAACGCTGCTCGGCGTCATGGAGGACTGGCCCCTGCACAGCACGGCCACCTCCGACGGGGACGACACCCATGTCTGCGCCCTGGCT GCAACCCTGGCACTGTGGCTGATGGTCCAGGAGCCCCAGTGCCAGGATGCCCTGAGGATTTATgccccccacctcctcctggctctgctcagccaagTTCACATGAGCACAGAGCAGATGCCACAGGAGCTCAACACCTTCTGGAGGACATGCCAGGACCAACACGGCCTTCCCACCAACCCCAACAG CTTTGCAGTACACACCATCAAGGCCCTGCTCTGCCGCCTGCACTGGGACAACGAGGTGGTGTCAGTGGAGCACAAGCGTGGTTGGGACATGCTCCTCTGTGCTGACACCTACCACTATGCAGTGGGTCTGCTGGCCAG GGAGATGGGCCATGTCTTAGTCCCAAGGGATTCCTTGATCCCAACCCACCTGCTGGGGCTCCTCAGCAGGGAGGAGCCGTGCTgggagctccctgccctggcgTTCCTGGTGGAG CTCCTGGACGGCCTGGACGTCAGCAAATGGCATCAGAGTGTCCTGCAGGTCCTGTCGAGGCACCTGCGCAGTGAGTGCCCGGAGAGGCGTCGCCTGGCTCTCAGGGGCCTCATGGTTCTCAGCGAGGATCCCTCCATG GTCAAAAgcctctgcagccactctgaaagcctcctggagctgctgtgtgatGGAGACAGAGAGCTGGTCATCATGAGCCTCTCTGTGTTCCTGAATGTGCTCCGGGAGGAGGACAGTAGAGCACTCAGCTCCACTgcccccaggctggctgaggcGCTCCTGCCTCTCTTTGACAAC GACAACAGTCATCTGAGGCTGCTCTCCATCTGCCTCTTGCGAGAACTCGTGGAGTTGCTGGCAGAAGAGGGAGCAAAGGCCTGGAAGACGCTGATGCGCCAGAGCCTGGTGCCCCTGTTCTTCCACTGGCACGACAAGAACCAGCGCGTGGCAGAG gcctCTCGGGGAATGTTACATCGCGCTGCAACGTTCCTCAAGAGGAGGGATCTGGAGCAGCTGATTAAAACAGAGAAGCCCTTCAAGTTCTGCGACCACCTG ATGGAAAAGGACGTGAGCAGACGAGCCAAGTACCTGCGCCAGGCCCTGCCGTAcctgcagagcccacaggaGCCCCTGCGAAAGGCGGCCCTCAAGTTCATGG GGCTCGCCAAGTGGCACATGAAAGACCAGCCCAAAGACCTGGCGCGCATCATCAAGG CCCTTGACGACGCCATGAGTGAGGAAACCTGTCCCGCATATACCAACATGCGATTTGCAGTTTGGGACACTTACAGACGGGCAGTAGAAAATTCTGCTGCTGCACCGAGACACCCGACGTCCCAGCGGCAGGACCGCAACAAAGCCCCGACGCCACGTCTTTGCGGAGCTGGAGCTCCACCTTCTTCCGAGCTCCAATGA